Proteins found in one Methylobacterium sp. CB376 genomic segment:
- a CDS encoding Hint domain-containing protein encodes MSSDPSPAQYFSHCYFIYKTATSDQFTIGRYGGITKNFVVRDTPDAGKTDDTTQIGDVQNDVFTAGVVDGSSAPRTYFGQTSQQGLIGTAKGKKGTIYFLYTNNTYDPGATVQVDHAAYPLCFVTGTRIRTARGDVPVEMLAVGDRAVTASGALRPVIWIGKRTLDGPALSRDQAPVRHRRTSSPTSSCP; translated from the coding sequence ATGTCTTCCGATCCGAGCCCGGCACAATACTTCTCGCACTGCTATTTCATCTACAAGACCGCGACATCCGATCAATTCACCATCGGGCGGTACGGAGGAATTACCAAGAATTTCGTCGTCAGGGACACGCCGGATGCCGGCAAGACGGACGACACCACGCAGATCGGCGATGTGCAGAACGACGTCTTCACGGCCGGCGTCGTCGACGGCAGCTCGGCGCCGAGAACCTATTTCGGACAGACCAGCCAGCAGGGCCTGATCGGAACCGCCAAGGGCAAGAAGGGGACGATCTACTTCCTCTACACGAACAACACCTACGACCCCGGCGCCACCGTCCAGGTCGACCACGCCGCCTACCCGCTCTGCTTCGTGACCGGGACGAGGATCCGGACGGCGCGGGGCGACGTCCCGGTGGAGATGTTGGCGGTCGGCGACCGGGCCGTGACCGCCTCGGGGGCGCTGCGCCCCGTCATCTGGATCGGGAAGCGCACCCTCGACGGCCCCGCCCTCTCCCGCGATCAGGCGCCGGTGCGGCACCGGAGGACATCGTCTCCGACGTCTTCGTGTCCCTGA
- a CDS encoding sigma-70 family RNA polymerase sigma factor, which yields MALPNVASVREPRAMMTTIAKRIIFEARRRKRLQIAYEDALAAMPEALDVSPEERLILVQALQKIDAVLAKLSPRARTAFLLSQIDGMSNREIAKELNVSMSAVSKCMTQGFSAVYSARMES from the coding sequence ATGGCGCTGCCGAACGTGGCGAGCGTGCGCGAGCCGCGCGCCATGATGACCACGATCGCCAAGCGCATCATCTTCGAGGCGCGGCGGCGCAAGCGGCTTCAGATCGCCTACGAGGACGCGCTCGCCGCCATGCCCGAGGCGCTGGACGTCTCGCCCGAGGAGAGGCTCATCCTCGTGCAGGCCTTGCAGAAGATCGACGCAGTGCTGGCGAAATTGTCGCCGCGGGCGCGCACGGCGTTCCTTCTGAGCCAGATCGATGGTATGTCGAACCGTGAGATCGCCAAGGAACTCAACGTCTCGATGAGTGCGGTCAGCAAGTGCATGACGCAGGGTTTCTCGGCCGTCTACAGCGCCAGGATGGAAAGTTGA
- a CDS encoding FecR domain-containing protein: MTSGGLSERQRRDFEVWYGASPANAEAWGRMAGNLQPFGIVARSGLPRGTVARMGAPPRRDRRNVVAGLTALAAGGAVALERFVPLEDLLTDRFTRTAAHARFRLGQDAEVVMAPRSALNLGAAAETRALSFLRGKILLDIQPRDARPFVVEAGPFRIEALAGAFVIERAAGAFRFASLRGDGTLWGEDHRRFSVASGERITVAEGEVRRSAVDADAASSWTSGFAVLREETVAAIVDEIRPYFAGIIRLHPDAASRRATGVFNLFEPVASLGNLARAVNLTLTRTAGFWIALEPRRA; encoded by the coding sequence ATGACCTCCGGTGGCTTGAGCGAGCGCCAGCGGCGGGATTTCGAGGTCTGGTACGGCGCCAGCCCGGCCAATGCCGAGGCCTGGGGACGCATGGCCGGGAATCTGCAACCCTTCGGGATCGTCGCGCGCTCCGGGCTGCCGCGGGGCACGGTGGCGCGGATGGGGGCGCCGCCGCGGCGCGACCGTCGGAACGTCGTGGCGGGGCTGACGGCCCTCGCCGCCGGCGGCGCGGTCGCGCTGGAGCGCTTCGTGCCCCTGGAAGACCTGCTCACCGACCGCTTCACCCGGACGGCGGCCCACGCGCGCTTCCGTCTCGGGCAGGATGCCGAGGTCGTGATGGCGCCCCGCTCGGCGCTCAACCTGGGAGCCGCTGCCGAGACGCGGGCGCTGAGCTTCCTGCGGGGCAAGATCCTGCTCGACATCCAGCCGCGCGACGCGCGGCCCTTCGTGGTGGAGGCCGGCCCGTTCCGGATCGAGGCGCTCGCCGGCGCCTTCGTGATCGAGCGGGCCGCCGGGGCGTTCCGCTTCGCGAGCCTGCGCGGCGACGGCACGCTGTGGGGCGAGGACCACCGGAGATTCTCCGTCGCGTCGGGCGAGCGCATCACCGTCGCCGAGGGCGAGGTGCGCCGGAGCGCGGTCGACGCCGATGCGGCCTCGTCCTGGACGTCCGGCTTCGCGGTCCTGCGCGAGGAGACGGTCGCGGCCATCGTCGACGAGATCCGGCCCTACTTCGCCGGGATCATCCGGCTTCACCCGGACGCGGCGTCGCGGCGCGCGACGGGCGTGTTCAACCTGTTCGAGCCGGTCGCCTCGTTGGGCAATCTCGCCCGCGCGGTGAATCTGACCCTGACCCGCACCGCCGGCTTCTGGATCGCGCTCGAGCCGCGCCGCGCCTGA